A stretch of DNA from Zonotrichia leucophrys gambelii isolate GWCS_2022_RI unplaced genomic scaffold, RI_Zleu_2.0 Scaffold_497_37490, whole genome shotgun sequence:
ttatttcctaggaaaggggggaatgagacagaatatccatcctgaactaggtaaagtgtctaggagaggtgaagggtctgtggagctatagctgaaggagaggccgcgttccagagacagcaaggagacagagaaagaaaaacagaaaaaccacgaggtcaatctgcccccgacttaggaattccttcgataaagaagaattagtgctaaatgtcatgtggaatgaatatgtatgaacttaatttgaaactgtatgcatatgcatttggaaggggagataaaaaggggactcggagtctccaggggcacgcatgcccttttggggagtcttgcgtccggcgcgcgtcgtaataaagcataccgggctttacaacttttacaagttgtgaggtttcttcttttctccgcaaaacagtcCCGCCGCGGTCTCGCCTCCGCCCGGCTCGGGCTGTACTGGCGGTGGCGCTGCTGGGCGGGCATCAGTGCGTGGGGCCGGGGCGGCATCGCCGCCCTTCGGCTCCGCCTGGCCcgagcgcggccccggccccgagGCAGGCTCCagtcccggccccggccccagccccagccccgaccccggccccggccccggccccagccccggctcctCCCGGGGATCGCGGAGGACACAGGcggcgcggccgctcccgccgcctccgcTGCGGCTTCCCCGGCCCGAGCTCCGCCGCtcggcagcgcggccgccggCCCCGAGCCTCCCGTGCCGCGTTCCCGGGAGCGAACGCCTGGGCATGGCCGGTCCGGGGCGGGTGAGGGGCGCTCGGGGGCCGTTGCTGGCCCCGGGCCGAGCGCTGACAGCCGCGTCCCGCCCGCAGGGAAGGCGcaggaggccctgcaggagcgGCACCGGCTGGGATCGCTGCTGGGGCGCGGCGGCTTCGGCAGAGTCTTCGCGGCCACGCGGCTCTCGGACGGCGCCCCGgtgagcggcggggccggcggcgggcgcaggaggaggggatggaggaggaggagggcagagggcGGAGGATGGGGCTCGCAGTGCGAGCGGCGAGCTCACCCCGCTGCTGCCCTTGGCTTGCAGGTGGCCATCAAAAGGGTGCCACGGAACCGCGTCCGGCACTGGGGCGAGCTGGTGAGTGAGCGGGGCCAGCAGCCGGGGCTGCCGGCCAGGGATGAGCCGGGGCCCGGCGCGGTGGGAGCCGCCAGGACGCCCCGAGGGAGAGCGGGCGTGGGGCCAGCGCAGGGCGCAGAGCATCCCGGGCTGGCTGAGGGCTTCCCCAGGCCTGGCACGGCATCGGCCCCAGTGACGGCATcgtgctcctcctgcagcccgaCGGCACCAGCGCACCCCTGGAGAttgtgctgctggccaaggtgTCCACTGGCTTCCCCGGTGTGGTCCAGCTGCTGGAGTGGCTCGAGCTCCCCAACTGCATCGTGATGGTGCTGGAGCGGCCAGAGCGGTGTCAGGACCTGCAGCGTTTCATTGGGGCACGGCGGTTCCTGCCCGAGGAGGAGGCGCGGGAGCTGTTCCGCCAGGTGCTGGAGGCCGTGCGGCACTGCACCAGCTGCGGGGTCCTGCACAGGGACATCAAGCCAGAGAACATCCTGGTTGACCTGGACACCGGGCAGGCCAAACTGATTGACTTTGGCTGTGGCACCTACCTGCAGGACACAGTCTACACTCACTTTGCAGGTGAGCCtacccagggctgtgctcccgCTGCTGACATCTCATGGCCCAACATCTCCCAGCCCAAGCTGGCTGTGGCAGCGGGGATTCTCCCTTTGCTGCCAGTCAGGGCACTGAGTCCTCAGCTGAGTTGCTttagagcagggctgggtgggcagccaacttccagccctgctggcagcctttgccagccactctgcccaggactggggctgggctggggcagccagctgGACCAAAACCCCCGTGGGTGGGGGTAGCAGAGAGAGAGGGCAGAACCTGTGCCCCAGCCAGTTTGGTGTGCAAATGAGAGGAAGGGCTTGCACTACCCCACTCGCCCTGTTTCCCTTGGCTTCATAATATTTTTGGGGcaatgcaggcagggaggataAGGGcatgttttttccccagcatgGAGTGGGTTTTTCCTTTGCATGTCATGGTCGGGCCtagccagggctgccctctTCCAGCACCAGAGGCTTCTTTTCCAACCCTGACTTTGTGCACAAGTCCCAGATGCTGGCGAGAGGGTAGTGGTCACCCTGTGTGCCCCTGATGCAGC
This window harbors:
- the LOC135441776 gene encoding serine/threonine-protein kinase pim-1-like, with product SRRGLASARLGLYWRWRCWAGISAWGRGGIAALRLRLARARPRPRGRLQSRPRPQPQPRPRPRPRPQPRLLPGIAEDTGGAAAPAASAAASPARAPPLGSAAAGPEPPVPRSRERTPGHGRSGAGEGRSGAVAGPGPSADSRVPPAGKAQEALQERHRLGSLLGRGGFGRVFAATRLSDGAPVAIKRVPRNRVRHWGELPDGTSAPLEIVLLAKVSTGFPGVVQLLEWLELPNCIVMVLERPERCQDLQRFIGARRFLPEEEARELFRQVLEAVRHCTSCGVLHRDIKPENILVDLDTGQAKLIDFGCGTYLQDTVYTHFAGTLSYSPPEWNDFGWYHGEAATIWSLGILLHQMVCGEHPFSRGRNLSWGQLPLPQRLSQECKDVIWWCLSVNSLDRPTLEDLFCVPWMQDIPLP